In Amycolatopsis sp. EV170708-02-1, the following are encoded in one genomic region:
- a CDS encoding FBP domain-containing protein — MRPMTRDEVRGAIVNLEPAEKKVRLPVWFDDVSWHEIDYLGWRDLRAPKRAYLVTATDDQAFGVLLRQAPNHAFLASRAMMCDLCRSSRRFNEVSLFTAQRSSRDKRQRLSARGLHLCTDLDCMAIIRSKPVRRPIDSSVEDAIKQRSEGLRSRMIAFIRSVADVEPTTL, encoded by the coding sequence ATGCGCCCCATGACCCGAGACGAGGTGCGCGGTGCGATCGTGAACCTGGAACCAGCTGAGAAGAAGGTTCGGCTACCGGTCTGGTTCGACGACGTGTCGTGGCACGAGATCGACTACCTCGGATGGCGAGATCTGCGCGCCCCGAAACGGGCTTATCTCGTCACCGCGACCGATGATCAGGCTTTCGGCGTGCTTCTGCGCCAGGCCCCGAATCACGCGTTTCTCGCGTCGCGCGCGATGATGTGTGACCTGTGCCGGTCCAGCCGCCGGTTCAACGAGGTTTCGCTCTTCACCGCTCAGCGCTCGTCGCGGGACAAGCGTCAACGGCTCAGCGCCCGCGGTCTGCACTTATGCACTGATCTCGATTGCATGGCGATTATTCGCAGCAAGCCGGTGCGCAGGCCCATCGACTCGTCGGTCGAGGACGCCATCAAGCAACGCAGCGAGGGTCTGCGCTCGCGCATGATCGCGTTCATTCGATCGGTAGCCGACGTTGAGCCGACCACGCTGTAA
- a CDS encoding maleylpyruvate isomerase family mycothiol-dependent enzyme, whose protein sequence is MTGKRPAPDRDAIWRVIAAQRTSLADLLDDLSDDQWRHPSLCAGWTVRDVAAHLTLQQLGLRDLIATMAHWRGSMDRTIQDAARRRAAELSTARITAEIRATAGSRRHTLGVTYLETLTDILIHGQDIAIPLGLRHEMPPDAAAVAADRVLSMRWPPPLPAARKMAGFRLTATDISWSTGAGPEVCGPMSALLLVCAGRLAALPRLSGDGAGDLTARLSTSATA, encoded by the coding sequence ATGACCGGCAAACGACCGGCGCCGGACCGCGACGCGATCTGGCGGGTCATCGCCGCCCAACGGACCAGCCTGGCAGACCTGCTCGACGACCTGTCCGACGACCAGTGGCGGCACCCGTCGCTGTGCGCCGGCTGGACCGTTCGCGACGTCGCCGCGCACCTGACGCTGCAACAGCTCGGCCTCCGCGACCTGATCGCGACGATGGCCCACTGGCGCGGCAGCATGGACCGGACCATCCAGGACGCGGCCCGCCGGCGCGCCGCGGAACTGTCGACCGCCCGGATCACCGCCGAGATCCGCGCGACGGCCGGCTCGCGGCGGCACACCCTCGGCGTCACCTACCTGGAAACGCTCACCGACATCCTCATCCACGGCCAGGACATCGCCATCCCCCTCGGCCTCCGCCACGAGATGCCACCGGACGCGGCGGCCGTCGCCGCGGACCGAGTGCTGTCCATGCGCTGGCCGCCGCCGCTGCCGGCGGCGCGCAAGATGGCCGGGTTCCGGCTGACCGCCACCGACATCTCCTGGTCCACCGGCGCCGGTCCGGAGGTCTGCGGCCCGATGAGCGCACTGCTGCTGGTCTGCGCCGGCCGCCTGGCCGCTCTCCCTCGCCTGTCCGGCGACGGCGCCGGCGATCTCACGGCTCGTCTTTCGACATCCGCCACGGCGTGA
- a CDS encoding GPI inositol-deacylase, which translates to MTRIVGVHGIGNHESGLTADQAAALVSRRWLAAMRRRLGGNVGLDLRVAYYADRLDRGTAQGAVDDLETLTEPERELLLAWAGQLGAPAEVAQGRLTAPARVAASWIAQKFGLDSRMVRIFVSRFCREVSTYFEEPERRDAARGRVTGLLTDARPKVVIGHSLGSVLAYEALWRLPDLDVELLVTLGSPLGLPDVIFDRLDPVPDNGQGSRPPGVRRWINVADSGDIVAVPHGLPERFTGIAADLTDQIGLFDFHKVTNYLASPVTSAAIASLAEEA; encoded by the coding sequence ATGACCCGGATCGTTGGTGTGCATGGGATCGGTAACCATGAATCGGGTCTCACAGCCGACCAAGCCGCGGCTCTCGTGAGTAGACGGTGGCTCGCCGCGATGCGGCGGCGGCTGGGTGGGAACGTCGGACTCGACCTTCGCGTGGCCTACTACGCGGACCGGCTCGACCGAGGCACTGCGCAGGGCGCGGTGGATGATCTGGAGACGCTGACCGAACCCGAGCGGGAACTGCTGCTGGCCTGGGCGGGCCAGCTTGGCGCGCCGGCCGAGGTCGCGCAAGGTCGTCTCACCGCCCCAGCCCGCGTAGCCGCGAGCTGGATCGCCCAGAAATTCGGGCTCGACTCCCGAATGGTGCGGATCTTCGTGAGCCGGTTCTGCCGTGAGGTATCCACTTACTTCGAGGAACCGGAACGCCGCGACGCTGCCCGCGGACGGGTCACCGGGCTGCTCACCGACGCTCGGCCCAAGGTGGTGATCGGGCACTCGCTCGGATCCGTACTCGCCTATGAGGCACTGTGGCGACTGCCGGACCTCGACGTGGAGCTGCTCGTCACGCTCGGCTCTCCTCTAGGTCTTCCCGACGTGATCTTCGACAGGCTGGATCCTGTGCCGGACAACGGACAAGGGAGCCGGCCGCCGGGTGTGCGGAGATGGATCAACGTCGCCGACAGCGGCGACATCGTCGCGGTCCCGCATGGCCTGCCTGAGCGGTTCACCGGCATCGCCGCAGATCTCACCGACCAGATCGGCCTGTTCGACTTCCACAAGGTCACGAACTATCTCGCCAGCCCGGTGACCTCGGCCGCCATCGCCTCACTGGCGGAGGAAGCCTGA
- a CDS encoding NUDIX domain-containing protein, which translates to MGARVLLLDAQDRVLLIHACDPDVPAHRWWELPGVGVETGETLAHAAYREIIEESGIILSGLNRKLWTRGRCCGSRPSQDATTYRRMAGIGATTSEAELQPRCRVRTTSPTPKIA; encoded by the coding sequence GTGGGAGCCCGGGTTCTGCTGCTCGATGCCCAGGATCGTGTCCTGCTCATTCACGCGTGCGATCCCGACGTTCCCGCTCATCGCTGGTGGGAACTCCCCGGCGTCGGCGTGGAAACTGGCGAGACGCTCGCCCACGCTGCGTACCGGGAGATCATTGAAGAGTCCGGCATCATCCTGTCCGGACTCAACCGGAAATTGTGGACTCGTGGGCGGTGCTGCGGATCGAGACCTAGCCAGGACGCCACGACCTACCGGAGGATGGCGGGCATCGGAGCGACTACGTCCGAGGCGGAGCTGCAACCACGGTGCCGTGTCCGCACGACCAGCCCGACCCCGAAAATCGCCTAA
- a CDS encoding SMI1/KNR4 family protein, whose translation MDDREEPVTVSGVVDAAWERITTWLQSHTPVTAATLRPPAPADDIHAVQDTAGRPFPDDLLVWWRLMDGVDDEADYRTAFTLPGVYMPLSVARVREEWASLSAYPDQDCCRPDGHHRRAAGDATFGYCTALLPVCRAVDGAVLALDLRPGPDHGCVMDWMAQASAHHTSWTSIGGMLTDTAERLDRHTTPTTPPRPGEPTVRDDGALTWT comes from the coding sequence ATGGATGACCGGGAGGAGCCCGTGACGGTGAGCGGCGTCGTCGACGCGGCCTGGGAACGGATCACAACCTGGCTGCAGAGCCATACGCCGGTCACCGCGGCCACCCTCCGGCCTCCGGCACCGGCCGACGACATCCACGCGGTGCAGGACACAGCGGGCCGGCCGTTCCCGGACGATCTGCTGGTGTGGTGGCGGCTGATGGACGGTGTCGACGACGAGGCCGACTACCGCACCGCCTTCACCCTGCCTGGGGTGTACATGCCGCTGTCGGTCGCTCGCGTGCGGGAGGAGTGGGCCAGCCTCAGCGCCTACCCCGACCAGGACTGCTGCCGCCCCGACGGACACCACCGACGTGCCGCAGGCGACGCCACCTTCGGATACTGCACCGCGCTGCTGCCCGTCTGCCGCGCCGTCGATGGCGCCGTCCTCGCCCTCGACCTGCGCCCCGGCCCCGACCACGGCTGTGTGATGGACTGGATGGCGCAAGCAAGCGCCCACCACACCAGCTGGACCAGCATCGGCGGCATGCTCACCGACACCGCCGAACGCCTCGACCGCCACACCACACCCACGACCCCACCGCGGCCAGGCGAGCCGACTGTCCGCGACGACGGAGCACTGACCTGGACGTGA
- a CDS encoding GNAT family N-acetyltransferase, giving the protein MLGHKGSRTYLAETQTGAVVAVATVRKSGRCAEVGILVEDRWQGRRIGTALLDRLVTLARSEDTAAVVAIVQEANTAMIRAMRRASAEADQIGTDLAYLTLQLARSRVLESRSDDAGRRH; this is encoded by the coding sequence TTGCTCGGACACAAGGGGAGTCGTACCTACCTCGCCGAGACCCAGACGGGTGCGGTGGTCGCGGTGGCGACGGTGCGGAAAAGCGGCCGATGCGCGGAGGTCGGCATCCTCGTCGAGGACCGGTGGCAAGGGCGGCGGATCGGAACGGCCCTGCTCGACCGGCTGGTCACCCTCGCGCGGTCCGAAGACACAGCGGCAGTCGTCGCTATCGTCCAGGAAGCGAACACGGCGATGATCCGGGCGATGCGCCGAGCCAGCGCGGAAGCCGATCAGATCGGAACGGATCTCGCCTACCTCACGCTGCAACTCGCACGGTCGAGAGTCTTGGAATCGCGATCAGACGACGCCGGCCGCCGACACTGA
- a CDS encoding YkvA family protein: MESLWTTLGVVAVVVAIVLVLVALFLVVKLVRKHRQVHQPGTPVPTKAAYWVSLAYTVFPFDLLPDPVYFDDIVVLASGLVYVSRSLTKKARDDRRAE, from the coding sequence ATGGAGTCTCTGTGGACGACACTCGGCGTCGTGGCCGTGGTGGTGGCCATCGTCCTCGTTCTGGTCGCGTTGTTCCTTGTGGTCAAGCTGGTGCGGAAGCATCGTCAGGTCCATCAGCCGGGCACGCCGGTGCCGACCAAGGCCGCCTACTGGGTTTCCCTGGCCTACACGGTGTTCCCGTTCGACTTGTTGCCCGACCCGGTGTACTTCGACGACATCGTGGTCCTGGCCAGCGGGCTGGTCTACGTCAGCAGGTCGCTTACCAAGAAGGCGCGCGACGACCGCCGGGCGGAGTGA
- a CDS encoding NAD(P)/FAD-dependent oxidoreductase: MQKTVAIVGAGLGGLMLARVLQTHGVATMIYEGEASATSRGQGGLLDIHEETGQAALRAAGLYDEFLTLVRPGEDAKRVVDRHGTLLLDKPAGPGSPRPEVDRGELRRLLIDSLAPGTIWWDHKLTLIRHHPAGGLDLTFAAGSPAHADIVVGADGAWSKVRPLLTSAEPRYSGTCFVEIALTSSGRTHQESVAAIGSGTLMAVAPGKGIIVHRYADGRVRGYVALNRPEEWMRSIDFDDPSAGLRRLSREFDGWSPLLTAFVTESDADPWLRPIHALPVGLRWDRLPGVTLVGDAAHLMSPFAGEGANLAMYDGAELAAELAAHSDVEAALATFEERLFTRSREVADRSAQNLEVFFGEKAPQSVVALFDHS; the protein is encoded by the coding sequence ATGCAGAAGACTGTCGCCATCGTCGGAGCAGGACTGGGCGGGCTGATGCTCGCCCGGGTGCTTCAAACTCATGGCGTCGCCACGATGATCTACGAGGGTGAGGCGTCGGCGACGAGCCGCGGGCAGGGTGGGCTGCTCGACATCCATGAAGAGACCGGACAGGCCGCGCTCCGCGCAGCCGGTCTGTACGACGAGTTCCTCACTCTGGTCCGTCCGGGCGAGGACGCCAAGCGCGTGGTCGACCGCCACGGCACGCTTCTGCTCGACAAGCCCGCCGGCCCTGGTTCGCCCCGACCGGAAGTGGACCGAGGCGAACTGCGGCGCCTGCTCATCGACTCGCTGGCGCCCGGAACGATCTGGTGGGACCACAAGCTCACCTTGATCCGGCATCACCCGGCTGGTGGCCTCGACCTCACCTTCGCGGCAGGATCCCCGGCCCACGCCGACATCGTCGTCGGCGCCGACGGCGCCTGGTCGAAGGTGCGTCCACTGCTCACCTCCGCAGAGCCTCGCTACAGCGGAACCTGCTTCGTCGAGATCGCGCTGACCTCAAGCGGCCGCACCCATCAGGAGAGTGTGGCCGCGATCGGCAGCGGCACGCTGATGGCGGTTGCGCCTGGCAAGGGCATTATCGTCCACCGCTACGCCGACGGGCGGGTACGCGGATATGTGGCGCTGAACCGGCCCGAGGAGTGGATGAGGTCGATCGATTTCGACGACCCGTCCGCAGGGCTCCGCCGGCTCAGCCGCGAGTTCGACGGCTGGTCGCCGCTGCTCACCGCGTTCGTGACCGAGAGTGATGCGGACCCGTGGCTGCGGCCGATCCACGCCCTACCTGTCGGGTTGCGCTGGGACAGGCTGCCCGGTGTGACGCTCGTCGGCGACGCCGCGCACCTGATGTCGCCCTTCGCCGGGGAGGGCGCGAACCTCGCGATGTATGACGGTGCCGAACTGGCGGCCGAACTGGCCGCGCACTCCGACGTCGAGGCCGCACTTGCCACATTCGAAGAGCGGCTATTTACGCGCAGCCGCGAGGTCGCCGACCGCTCGGCGCAAAACCTCGAAGTCTTCTTCGGCGAAAAGGCGCCACAGAGCGTCGTCGCGTTGTTCGACCATTCCTGA
- a CDS encoding NACHT and WD repeat domain-containing protein, which produces MVSETGQRQALCLGVESFSPPPDPECEPELDRWPALPFAGERSSALGAELAEHGYRCLTVDADFLGAAELAGRLRSMITSAGPEDVLVVHLLSHGEVLPSGLYAIGADGVHDLDTRVENWLSWVEDFPDRPPTLFLLDLCYSGSATRHGWRLEVAAETARAWVIAATGPRDPAYNGYFSQAVVEVLGAIRRGELDVHPNLRHVPLGTVITRIGREVERLGAAGFGQRVQATPVSGEYPDLPFFANPNFHDDPVRRALSAVDVRVEPFVDVRLDADHFRDRASGLGPLRGRIRAGCFSGRAEELAALSDWLDRGHSPLAMVAGGPGSGKSALLGVLVCAAHPVLRSSTMDLWRHVAHRPSANGNLVAVHGRQCDVDEIAASIGRQLGIGALPPAKLCSEFDDRPGLSPVIVLDALDEAIDPENVLRDLVLPLAERGRARVLVGTRPWPELGDLRTAADRGGLVIDLDAVVPGQLRSDLAAYLTELLELSPEFGEVAFRPLRELFADTVAERLVTTEAGPWGGFLRAGMITHYALKSGLPRDPDAITAWLVKNLAFTLPDLFEAELAPARVGPLGRPLMVTLACARGEGMPLDVATRAVAALLDGTEPSQAEVRETLRRCRYYLRSMADDDGTTLYRLFHQALADHLHPEADRGALLDRILPPLSTPAGRSRRWHLAEPYMLRHASQHAIDAGRLDELLDDAEFLVHAEPEWLGPDLSRAQSRAGWWASAIYHTSVDQHRRVSPAERRQLLAIDAARHHHVDLTRRLANPAGLPALDWVPRWATDGQVNPALVATIGGVGKTGIITGLDCATLDGHPVVVTASTDRKLRLWDVREHKQIAEVDTETYGLEIACATVAGRQIVVSAGHTDAVDLWDLRTLRWLGRWGDPTKRFPHHGLSCAPWAGGTVAIRVGKRTNQPQILDLATGEPLEPPLYLNVREVACATVSDRDVLIVSGKKGPLLGGSSSIWICSSDTGRELAELIRRPDRYGNLQFTLAVTELDKRTVLVIVGGSTLAVIDLVTGDSVGDPVPCVGNASAIHCVHWGELVIAAISLETGGIQLWDLARRKPVGQRLLARAFPSAVTTVADGGDVRLVAVDGTRIRIWDLAAHLATPRHSGAHDEPVRRIDILDEAPEPLVVTWDDYEVRSWRLADGAPFGPPIRSAMAWRRSTTTLMGEVPMILDGHAIRYLADGRVSTPPWAQGKKDVVLATVVGGRPLAVVIGERADGTGWGILDVESEVVIGSTTVPGYNAGTVVCCGSLVAIADMETVLVWDLNHPATDPVPLPTPGRRSDWDLIRLAMTNVQGRAVLAITTRWASGESPRFSALLFDLATRERLPTHWPDSWACIPVASVGETLILGGVPGSQDVMHGFVARYDLREHRVLDEILIPGWVGAVAGTADGRLVVSCGNDVVMLEHRETE; this is translated from the coding sequence GTGGTGAGCGAGACCGGACAGCGGCAGGCACTCTGCCTTGGCGTCGAGTCATTCTCACCTCCGCCTGATCCTGAATGCGAGCCCGAGCTGGATCGTTGGCCAGCGTTGCCCTTCGCGGGCGAGCGATCGTCGGCTCTGGGTGCCGAATTGGCCGAGCACGGATATCGCTGTCTCACCGTGGACGCTGATTTTCTGGGGGCCGCTGAGCTCGCCGGGCGGCTGCGATCGATGATCACGTCGGCCGGGCCGGAGGACGTGCTGGTGGTACACCTGCTCAGCCATGGCGAGGTACTGCCATCGGGTCTGTACGCGATCGGCGCTGACGGTGTCCATGACCTGGACACGAGGGTGGAGAACTGGCTGTCGTGGGTCGAGGATTTCCCGGATCGTCCGCCGACGCTGTTCCTGCTGGATCTGTGCTATTCGGGCTCGGCGACCCGGCATGGCTGGCGGTTGGAAGTCGCCGCCGAGACCGCCCGTGCCTGGGTGATCGCGGCGACCGGACCCCGCGATCCCGCCTATAACGGGTACTTCAGCCAGGCAGTGGTGGAGGTGCTGGGAGCGATCCGACGCGGTGAGCTGGACGTGCACCCGAACCTGCGACACGTGCCGCTGGGCACGGTGATCACACGGATCGGCCGCGAGGTAGAGCGGCTCGGCGCGGCCGGGTTCGGCCAGCGGGTGCAGGCCACACCGGTGAGCGGTGAATACCCGGACCTGCCGTTCTTCGCGAATCCGAACTTCCACGACGACCCGGTCCGGCGGGCGCTGTCCGCGGTGGATGTCCGGGTGGAGCCGTTCGTGGATGTGCGGCTGGATGCCGACCACTTTCGCGATCGTGCCTCGGGCCTGGGGCCACTGCGAGGCCGGATCCGGGCCGGCTGCTTCAGCGGTCGCGCCGAGGAACTGGCCGCGCTGTCGGACTGGCTCGACCGAGGACACAGCCCGCTGGCGATGGTCGCGGGTGGCCCGGGGTCGGGTAAGTCGGCTCTGCTGGGTGTGCTTGTCTGCGCGGCCCATCCGGTTCTGCGGTCGTCGACCATGGATCTGTGGCGGCATGTCGCCCATCGCCCATCCGCGAACGGAAACCTGGTCGCGGTGCACGGCCGCCAGTGCGACGTGGACGAGATCGCCGCCTCAATCGGGCGACAGCTCGGGATCGGCGCACTGCCGCCGGCCAAACTGTGCTCCGAGTTCGACGATCGGCCGGGACTGAGCCCGGTGATTGTGCTGGACGCCCTGGACGAAGCGATTGATCCGGAGAATGTGCTGCGGGACCTAGTGCTGCCGCTGGCCGAGCGCGGTCGCGCCCGGGTACTTGTGGGTACGCGCCCGTGGCCCGAGCTGGGCGACCTGCGCACGGCGGCGGACCGAGGCGGGCTCGTGATCGACCTGGATGCTGTGGTCCCGGGTCAGCTGCGCAGTGATCTGGCCGCCTACCTGACCGAACTGCTCGAACTCTCACCGGAGTTCGGTGAGGTCGCGTTCCGGCCCTTGCGGGAACTGTTCGCGGACACCGTCGCCGAGCGGCTCGTCACCACCGAAGCTGGACCGTGGGGCGGGTTCCTGCGCGCGGGTATGATCACGCACTACGCGCTCAAGTCGGGCCTGCCGCGCGACCCCGATGCGATTACCGCCTGGCTGGTGAAGAACCTGGCGTTCACGCTGCCCGACCTGTTCGAAGCCGAGCTGGCACCGGCGCGTGTCGGACCGCTCGGACGGCCGTTGATGGTCACGCTCGCCTGCGCGCGAGGCGAAGGGATGCCGCTCGACGTCGCGACCCGCGCGGTCGCCGCCCTGCTCGACGGCACGGAGCCGAGCCAGGCCGAGGTACGCGAGACCTTGCGTCGCTGCCGGTACTACCTGCGCAGCATGGCCGACGACGACGGCACCACGCTCTACCGGCTCTTCCACCAAGCGCTCGCCGATCACCTTCACCCCGAAGCCGATCGTGGTGCGCTGCTGGACCGAATCTTGCCGCCACTGTCCACACCAGCCGGTCGGAGTCGACGATGGCACCTGGCCGAGCCCTACATGCTCCGGCACGCCAGCCAACACGCGATCGATGCGGGCCGCCTGGACGAACTGCTCGACGATGCCGAGTTCCTCGTCCACGCTGAGCCAGAATGGCTCGGCCCCGACCTTTCGCGAGCGCAATCCCGAGCTGGATGGTGGGCCTCCGCGATCTACCACACCTCGGTTGACCAGCACCGCCGCGTGAGCCCGGCAGAACGTCGCCAGCTCCTCGCCATCGACGCCGCCAGGCACCATCACGTCGACTTGACTCGCCGGCTGGCCAACCCTGCCGGGCTGCCCGCCTTGGACTGGGTGCCGCGCTGGGCCACGGATGGCCAGGTCAACCCTGCCTTAGTTGCCACGATCGGTGGTGTCGGGAAGACAGGCATCATTACCGGCCTTGATTGTGCGACGCTGGATGGCCATCCAGTGGTCGTTACCGCGAGCACGGACCGCAAGCTGCGGCTGTGGGACGTGCGTGAGCACAAGCAGATCGCCGAGGTGGACACCGAGACCTACGGCCTGGAGATCGCCTGTGCCACGGTGGCGGGTCGGCAGATCGTGGTCAGCGCCGGTCACACCGATGCGGTCGATTTGTGGGATCTACGGACCCTGCGTTGGCTGGGTAGATGGGGCGACCCGACGAAGCGATTCCCACACCACGGGTTGAGCTGTGCCCCCTGGGCCGGCGGCACGGTCGCGATCCGCGTGGGGAAACGAACGAACCAACCCCAAATCCTGGACCTCGCCACCGGCGAACCGCTGGAGCCGCCACTGTATCTGAACGTCCGCGAGGTTGCGTGTGCCACCGTCTCTGATCGGGATGTGCTGATCGTCAGCGGCAAAAAGGGGCCGCTACTGGGTGGTTCGTCGTCGATCTGGATCTGCTCCTCGGACACGGGCCGCGAGCTGGCCGAGCTGATACGCCGGCCGGACAGGTACGGGAACCTGCAGTTCACCCTCGCCGTCACCGAGCTCGACAAGCGCACAGTGTTGGTCATCGTAGGTGGGAGCACTCTGGCCGTGATTGATCTCGTGACAGGGGACAGCGTCGGTGACCCGGTTCCCTGCGTCGGAAACGCCTCCGCCATCCACTGCGTCCACTGGGGTGAGCTGGTTATCGCGGCGATCAGTCTGGAGACGGGAGGAATCCAACTGTGGGATCTCGCCCGACGCAAACCAGTCGGTCAGCGCCTGCTCGCAAGGGCTTTCCCCTCTGCCGTGACCACGGTGGCCGATGGCGGCGACGTCCGCCTGGTCGCCGTGGACGGCACGAGAATTCGCATCTGGGATCTGGCCGCGCACCTGGCCACGCCACGTCATTCAGGCGCGCACGACGAGCCCGTCCGACGGATCGACATCCTCGACGAAGCACCGGAACCACTTGTCGTTACCTGGGACGACTACGAGGTCCGCTCCTGGAGGCTGGCGGACGGTGCACCGTTCGGGCCGCCGATCCGATCGGCCATGGCGTGGCGGAGATCCACGACCACACTGATGGGCGAGGTGCCCATGATTCTTGACGGGCACGCAATCCGGTACCTCGCAGATGGACGCGTGAGCACACCGCCGTGGGCGCAGGGAAAGAAGGATGTCGTCCTGGCCACTGTGGTCGGTGGACGGCCCCTCGCCGTGGTGATCGGCGAGCGCGCAGACGGCACAGGCTGGGGCATCCTCGATGTGGAGAGCGAGGTCGTGATCGGCTCGACCACCGTGCCGGGTTACAACGCAGGCACGGTCGTCTGCTGTGGCTCCCTGGTCGCGATCGCCGATATGGAGACAGTGCTTGTCTGGGATCTCAACCATCCGGCTACAGACCCTGTACCGTTACCGACGCCCGGGCGCCGATCGGACTGGGACCTGATCCGGCTGGCCATGACTAACGTCCAAGGCCGAGCTGTGCTGGCCATCACGACGCGGTGGGCCTCCGGCGAGTCCCCGAGATTCAGCGCGCTTCTTTTCGATCTGGCCACCCGCGAACGACTGCCGACGCACTGGCCGGACAGCTGGGCATGCATTCCCGTCGCCTCCGTCGGAGAGACGCTGATCTTGGGCGGAGTCCCGGGATCTCAGGACGTGATGCACGGCTTCGTCGCGCGATACGACCTGCGAGAACACCGGGTACTGGACGAGATCCTGATTCCGGGCTGGGTCGGCGCGGTGGCGGGTACAGCCGATGGCCGGCTCGTGGTCAGCTGCGGCAACGATGTGGTGATGCTGGAACACAGGGAGACTGAATGA